From a single Bradyrhizobium sediminis genomic region:
- a CDS encoding MFS transporter produces the protein MQPAERRPFPHRRGLIIVTTMATAYMASHFFRASNVTIGLDLMRDLAIGPEALGALTGAFFFGFAAMQIPCGFLFDHFGPRRTVTGLLVLATIGGAIFTLAPSWPVLLTGRVLMGAGFGVMLIGTMVVVTRWFPPDRFSTLIAMVMSIGLLGNLAATTPLAWASEAIGWRGVFGVAVVFTALAAVAVWLVVRDAPSGHPFLDRTAEPPRQMLQGLMEVLRNPRLKPILALNFCSYACTFTVQGLWGGPFLREVHGMSAIEAGNVLLAAVVTYQFGMLAFGPLDRMLDTRKWIAIGGSLVVIALLATLALASQPPAWVPVGAILGIGFFSASSTMVLTHGRGIIPDRLIGRGMSTLNTSVMLGVACMQSLSGVIVGAFEPLAGGARSETAYRALFGVLTLVLIVALAIYSRSKDVRPSDEMRARLKAHEA, from the coding sequence ATGCAGCCCGCCGAGCGGCGCCCATTCCCCCACCGCCGGGGCCTGATCATCGTCACGACCATGGCCACGGCCTATATGGCCAGCCATTTCTTCCGCGCCTCCAACGTCACCATCGGGCTCGACCTGATGCGCGACCTCGCCATCGGGCCGGAAGCGCTGGGCGCGCTGACCGGCGCCTTCTTCTTCGGCTTCGCCGCGATGCAGATCCCCTGCGGCTTCCTGTTCGATCATTTCGGCCCGCGCCGCACCGTGACCGGCCTGCTGGTCCTCGCCACGATCGGCGGCGCCATCTTCACGCTGGCGCCGAGCTGGCCGGTGCTGCTGACCGGCCGGGTGCTGATGGGCGCCGGCTTCGGCGTCATGCTGATCGGCACCATGGTGGTGGTCACCCGCTGGTTTCCGCCGGACCGCTTCTCCACCCTGATCGCCATGGTGATGTCGATCGGCCTGCTCGGCAACCTCGCCGCCACGACGCCGCTGGCCTGGGCCTCGGAGGCGATCGGCTGGCGCGGCGTGTTCGGCGTCGCCGTGGTGTTCACCGCGCTCGCCGCCGTCGCGGTCTGGCTGGTGGTGCGCGACGCTCCATCAGGCCACCCGTTCCTGGACCGCACCGCGGAGCCGCCGCGCCAGATGCTGCAAGGCCTGATGGAGGTGCTGCGCAACCCGCGCCTGAAGCCGATCCTGGCGCTGAATTTCTGCAGCTATGCCTGCACCTTCACGGTGCAGGGCCTGTGGGGCGGCCCGTTCCTGCGCGAGGTGCACGGGATGAGCGCGATCGAGGCCGGCAACGTGCTGCTCGCCGCCGTCGTCACCTACCAGTTCGGCATGCTCGCCTTCGGCCCGCTCGACCGCATGCTGGACACCCGCAAATGGATCGCCATCGGAGGCTCCTTGGTGGTGATCGCCCTGCTCGCCACGCTGGCGCTGGCGTCGCAGCCGCCGGCCTGGGTGCCGGTCGGCGCCATCCTCGGCATCGGCTTCTTCTCGGCTTCCTCGACCATGGTGCTGACCCATGGCCGCGGCATCATCCCGGACCGGCTGATCGGGCGCGGCATGTCGACGCTCAACACCTCCGTGATGCTCGGCGTCGCCTGCATGCAGTCGCTGTCCGGCGTCATCGTCGGCGCGTTCGAACCGCTGGCCGGCGGCGCCCGCAGCGAGACCGCCTACCGCGCTCTGTTCGGCGTGCTCACATTGGTGCTGATCGTCGCCCTCGCGATCTACAGCCGCTCCAAAGACGTCAGGCCCAGCGACGAAATGCGCGCCCGGCTGAAAGCGCACGAGGCTTGA
- a CDS encoding DUF3551 domain-containing protein — MRILALAILTIATVSAAPSARAQTYSPDYPVCLHVVSIDGEYIECGYTSLAQCAQSASGRAAWCVTNPYFARAQVPRERRYRRHPRVY; from the coding sequence ATGCGCATTCTGGCTTTGGCGATTTTGACGATCGCGACGGTTTCGGCAGCGCCGTCGGCTCGCGCCCAGACGTATAGTCCGGATTATCCGGTCTGCCTCCATGTCGTCTCCATCGACGGCGAGTACATCGAATGCGGTTATACCTCGCTAGCGCAGTGCGCTCAGTCGGCATCGGGCCGCGCCGCCTGGTGCGTCACCAATCCCTATTTTGCGAGAGCGCAAGTGCCCCGGGAACGACGTTATCGGCGGCATCCTCGCGTCTACTAG
- a CDS encoding c-type cytochrome, giving the protein MVYRNPFVLLCSWTMRAVAAVAIAISATNAGRAQTVSPPVWTVPEVGALPDDDHGRLVRRGRDLITATYAHIGPQVPDSAKRFAGNNLACSNCHLEAGTRKFGLPVFGLVELFPQYSARLGAEITIEDRVNACMSRSMNGRALPSDSPEMRAFVAYIRFLSSGVPAGKVLSGLGAGSMPELDRAADPVRGKAIYANACLACHNTDGSGIRRSLPTTDLGYMVPPLWGPDSFNDGAGMARLITAANFVHFNMPHGTDYLNPQLTVEQAWDVAAYMISQPRPAKAGLDKDYPDLLAKPVDAPYGPYADGFDREQHRYGPFSPIRAEHAKRQSGAAPK; this is encoded by the coding sequence ATGGTTTACCGCAATCCTTTTGTACTGCTCTGCTCGTGGACAATGCGTGCGGTTGCGGCCGTTGCCATCGCGATATCAGCGACCAATGCGGGGCGCGCACAGACGGTCTCTCCTCCGGTCTGGACGGTGCCCGAAGTCGGCGCGCTGCCCGATGACGATCATGGCCGCCTGGTGCGGCGCGGGCGCGACCTGATCACCGCGACCTACGCCCATATCGGGCCGCAGGTGCCGGATTCGGCCAAACGGTTTGCCGGCAACAATCTCGCCTGCAGCAACTGCCATCTCGAAGCCGGCACCAGGAAATTCGGCCTCCCGGTCTTCGGGCTGGTCGAGCTGTTTCCGCAATACAGCGCCCGCCTCGGCGCCGAGATCACCATCGAGGACCGGGTCAACGCGTGCATGTCGCGCAGCATGAACGGCCGCGCGCTGCCATCGGACAGTCCGGAGATGCGAGCCTTCGTGGCCTACATCCGGTTTCTGTCGTCGGGGGTTCCGGCCGGCAAGGTGCTGTCGGGACTCGGCGCCGGGTCGATGCCTGAACTTGATCGCGCCGCCGATCCGGTTCGCGGCAAGGCGATCTACGCCAATGCCTGCCTGGCCTGTCACAATACCGACGGCTCCGGAATCCGCCGCAGCCTGCCGACCACCGATCTCGGCTACATGGTGCCGCCGCTGTGGGGCCCGGACAGTTTCAACGACGGCGCCGGCATGGCGCGGCTGATTACCGCGGCGAATTTCGTGCACTTCAACATGCCGCACGGCACCGACTACCTGAATCCGCAGCTCACGGTCGAGCAGGCATGGGACGTCGCTGCCTATATGATCTCCCAACCGCGTCCGGCAAAAGCCGGCCTCGACAAGGACTATCCCGACCTTCTGGCCAAGCCCGTCGATGCGCCCTACGGCCCGTATGCCGACGGTTTCGATCGGGAGCAACACAGGTACGGACCATTTTCCCCGATCCGGGCCGAGCACGCCAAAAGGCAGAGCGGCGCTGCGCCCAAGTAA